A window of the Gossypium hirsutum isolate 1008001.06 chromosome A05, Gossypium_hirsutum_v2.1, whole genome shotgun sequence genome harbors these coding sequences:
- the LOC107958784 gene encoding growth-regulating factor 1 isoform X1 has protein sequence MMSGRNRFPFTASQYQELEHQALIFKYMVSGIPIPPDLLFTIKRSCLDTSLSSRLFSYQPQHIGWNCFQMGLGRKVDPEPGRCRRTDGKKWRCSKEAYPDSKYCERHMHRGKNRSRKPVEVSNATMANPSTATQNISSITKTHHPPSFSSLSSMSLSSESQQQHQLRYHGYHSQANHPFMYPHASRPPGVGLSPQENTTHSLLGSGSYSQTNTDYRRNSYVYGLKEEVDEHAFFSEPSGTMRSFSGSSVDDSWQLAPLTMSSSSSKQRNCSGLQSEYSYLQLQSLTDHNPKQNKQDADEHSYIKYEMTDELEKGEPQKTVHRFFDEWPPKHRDSWLDLDDKSSNSSSVSTTRLSISIPSTSHDFPIFNSRAHNDG, from the exons ATGATGAGTGGAAGAAACAGGTTTCCTTTTACTGCATCTCAGTATCAAGAGCTTGAACATCAAGCTCTAATCTTCAAGTACATGGTCTCAGGCATCCCTATACCACCTGATCTACTCTTCACCATCAAGAGAAGCTGCTTGGATACCTCACTTTCTTCAAGGCTTTTCTCTTACCAGCCTCAACATA TTGGATGGAACTGTTTCCAGATGGGATTGGGGAGAAAAGTGGACCCAGAACCTGGAAGGTGTAGAAGAACTGATGGAAAGAAATGGAGATGCTCTAAAGAAGCCTACCCAGATTCAAAGTACTGTGAAAGACACATGCATAGAGGCAAAAACCGTTCAAGAAAGCCTGTGGAAGTTAGTAATGCAACAATGGCAAATCCTTCAACAGCAACTCAAAACATCTCATCAATCACCAAGACACACCACcccccttctttttcttctctttcttccatGTCCTTGTCTTCTGAATCCCAACAGCAGCACCAACTTCGCTACCATGGTTATCATTCCCAGGCGAATCACCCCTTTATGTATCCCCATGCATCGAGACCTCCAGGGGTTGGCCTGTCACCTCAAGAAAACACCACACATTCTCTCCTCGGCTCTGGCTCTTACTCCCAGACTAACACGGATTACAG GAGAAACAGTTATGTTTATGGGTTGAAAGAAGAAGTAGATGAACATGCTTTTTTCTCTGAACCTTCCGGTACAATGAGGAGTTTCTCAGGTTCATCTGTGGATGATTCATGGCAACTTGCACCACTAACAATGAGCTCCTCTTCCTCAAAGCAGAGGAACTGTTCTGGATTACAGAGTGAATACTCTTACTTGCAGCTTCAAAGCCTCACTGATCACAACCCGAAACAAAACAAACAGGATGCTGATGAACATTCCTATATCAAATATGAAATGACTGATGAATTGGAGAAAGGCGAACCCCAAAAGACAGTCCATCGTTTCTTTGATGAATGGCCACCAAAACATAGAGATTCATGGCTTGATTTGGATGATAAATCATCAAACAGCTCATCAGTTTCAACAACCAGACTCTCTATATCCATCCCTTCCACTTCACATGACTTCCCCATTTTCAATTCAAGAGCTCATAAtg ATGGTTGA
- the LOC107958782 gene encoding uncharacterized protein translates to MRRPYSGNPEFLDEEEFALANATFEEDSVEPAVELGLMEENSEATMFFIQLPPTLPMTKQTGNISGNETNSRSKPAASVGSAKKTCGIEELSAGFMGKMLVYRSGAVKLKLGDTLYDVTPGCNSEFSQDVVAVNTGKKHCCGVGEIDKRAILTLDVNSVFNHLTDL, encoded by the exons ATGAGGAGACCATATTCAGGAAATCCTG AGTTTCTTGATGAGGAGGAGTTTGCTTTAGCAAATGCAACTTTCGAAGAAGATTCAGTGGAGCCAGCAGTAGAGCTTGGTCTAATG GAGGAGAATTCAGAAGCAACTATGTTCTTTATTCAGTTACCACCAACATTACCTATGACAAAGCAAACAGGAAACATATCTGGGAATGAAACCAATAGCCGTTCAAAACCGGCTGCGAGTGTAGGTTCTGCAAAGAAGACATGTGGCATAGAAGAGTTATCTGCAGGTTTCATGGGTAAAATGCTCGTGTATAGAAGTGGTGCTGTCAAGTTAAAGTTGGGGGATACCCTTTATGAT GTCACACCAGGTTGCAATAGCGAGTTTTCCCAAGATGTTGTAGCTGTTAATACTGGAAAGAAGCATTGTTGTGGTGTTGGGGAAATTGACAAGCGAGCTATTTTAACCCTAGATGTTAATTCTGTTTTCAATCATTTGACTGATCTTTGA
- the LOC107958784 gene encoding growth-regulating factor 1 isoform X2 produces MMSGRNRFPFTASQYQELEHQALIFKYMVSGIPIPPDLLFTIKRSCLDTSLSSRLFSYQPQHIGWNCFQMGLGRKVDPEPGRCRRTDGKKWRCSKEAYPDSKYCERHMHRGKNRSRKPVEVSNATMANPSTATQNISSITKTHHPPSFSSLSSMSLSSESQQQHQLRYHGYHSQANHPFMYPHASRPPGVGLSPQENTTHSLLGSGSYSQTNTDYSYVYGLKEEVDEHAFFSEPSGTMRSFSGSSVDDSWQLAPLTMSSSSSKQRNCSGLQSEYSYLQLQSLTDHNPKQNKQDADEHSYIKYEMTDELEKGEPQKTVHRFFDEWPPKHRDSWLDLDDKSSNSSSVSTTRLSISIPSTSHDFPIFNSRAHNDG; encoded by the exons ATGATGAGTGGAAGAAACAGGTTTCCTTTTACTGCATCTCAGTATCAAGAGCTTGAACATCAAGCTCTAATCTTCAAGTACATGGTCTCAGGCATCCCTATACCACCTGATCTACTCTTCACCATCAAGAGAAGCTGCTTGGATACCTCACTTTCTTCAAGGCTTTTCTCTTACCAGCCTCAACATA TTGGATGGAACTGTTTCCAGATGGGATTGGGGAGAAAAGTGGACCCAGAACCTGGAAGGTGTAGAAGAACTGATGGAAAGAAATGGAGATGCTCTAAAGAAGCCTACCCAGATTCAAAGTACTGTGAAAGACACATGCATAGAGGCAAAAACCGTTCAAGAAAGCCTGTGGAAGTTAGTAATGCAACAATGGCAAATCCTTCAACAGCAACTCAAAACATCTCATCAATCACCAAGACACACCACcccccttctttttcttctctttcttccatGTCCTTGTCTTCTGAATCCCAACAGCAGCACCAACTTCGCTACCATGGTTATCATTCCCAGGCGAATCACCCCTTTATGTATCCCCATGCATCGAGACCTCCAGGGGTTGGCCTGTCACCTCAAGAAAACACCACACATTCTCTCCTCGGCTCTGGCTCTTACTCCCAGACTAACACGGATTACAG TTATGTTTATGGGTTGAAAGAAGAAGTAGATGAACATGCTTTTTTCTCTGAACCTTCCGGTACAATGAGGAGTTTCTCAGGTTCATCTGTGGATGATTCATGGCAACTTGCACCACTAACAATGAGCTCCTCTTCCTCAAAGCAGAGGAACTGTTCTGGATTACAGAGTGAATACTCTTACTTGCAGCTTCAAAGCCTCACTGATCACAACCCGAAACAAAACAAACAGGATGCTGATGAACATTCCTATATCAAATATGAAATGACTGATGAATTGGAGAAAGGCGAACCCCAAAAGACAGTCCATCGTTTCTTTGATGAATGGCCACCAAAACATAGAGATTCATGGCTTGATTTGGATGATAAATCATCAAACAGCTCATCAGTTTCAACAACCAGACTCTCTATATCCATCCCTTCCACTTCACATGACTTCCCCATTTTCAATTCAAGAGCTCATAAtg ATGGTTGA